A genomic stretch from Flavobacterium humidisoli includes:
- a CDS encoding MFS transporter, with the protein MADLSQAHRILFLNTLAFAICFACWTLNGVLVTFLVDKEIFNWSVVQIGWLLGIPVLTGSIMRLPMGILTDKFGGKIVHSALLILASIPLFLLPFATSFTVFAILSFLFGMVGTSFAVGVASTSVWYPKEWQGRALGIFGMGTAGASITPFLAPSLLSAFSESDPENGWKWLPILYGSALLLMGIVFLIFAKNKKSEAQSKTVKQLLQPLKRVRVWRFGTYYFLVFGSFVTFSQWLLPNFMNVYHTTLVLGGIFTSCFSLPAGVVRAFGGFLSDKFGARKVMYWVLSSSVVLSFLLLFPKMDITTSGSGLLSSKAGTVTSVAPDKIVIDDKEYAIAQKDESQPHSKFFPSKKTWQEVVVEQNQKVQKKDLLAEGITQIHFEANMWVYLVLVILIGISWGIGSAAVYKHIPDYFPNEVGVIGGMVGLLGGLGGFFGPIIFGYLLSFTGFWTSSWLFILALSLTCLIWMHRVIVKMTKEKLPEMAKDIDRK; encoded by the coding sequence ATGGCAGATCTTTCCCAAGCCCACCGCATCCTTTTTTTAAATACTTTGGCATTTGCAATCTGTTTTGCATGCTGGACACTCAACGGAGTATTGGTCACGTTTTTAGTTGATAAAGAAATTTTTAACTGGAGTGTTGTACAGATCGGCTGGCTTTTAGGGATTCCTGTTCTTACAGGATCGATTATGAGATTGCCAATGGGAATTTTAACCGATAAGTTTGGAGGCAAAATTGTACATTCTGCTTTATTGATTTTAGCATCAATTCCATTGTTTCTTTTGCCATTTGCAACTTCTTTTACTGTTTTTGCCATCTTAAGTTTCTTATTCGGAATGGTCGGAACTAGTTTTGCTGTAGGCGTAGCTTCAACCTCTGTTTGGTATCCGAAAGAATGGCAGGGAAGAGCTTTAGGAATTTTCGGAATGGGAACTGCAGGAGCATCAATTACACCATTTCTCGCACCTTCACTATTAAGTGCATTTTCAGAGAGCGATCCCGAAAATGGTTGGAAATGGCTTCCTATTCTCTACGGTTCTGCTTTATTATTGATGGGAATTGTATTTCTGATTTTCGCTAAAAACAAAAAAAGCGAAGCACAGTCAAAAACGGTAAAACAATTATTGCAGCCCTTAAAGAGAGTGCGTGTTTGGCGTTTCGGAACTTATTATTTCTTAGTATTTGGTTCGTTTGTTACTTTCTCGCAATGGCTTTTGCCAAATTTTATGAATGTCTATCACACCACTTTAGTTTTAGGCGGAATCTTCACTTCTTGTTTTAGTTTGCCTGCGGGTGTCGTACGCGCCTTTGGAGGTTTTTTATCGGATAAATTCGGAGCTAGAAAAGTAATGTATTGGGTTTTGAGTTCTTCTGTGGTTTTAAGCTTTTTACTATTATTTCCGAAAATGGATATCACCACTTCTGGAAGCGGATTGTTATCCAGCAAAGCAGGAACAGTTACATCTGTAGCACCAGATAAAATAGTAATAGATGATAAAGAATATGCCATAGCCCAGAAAGACGAAAGTCAGCCGCATTCTAAATTTTTCCCTTCCAAAAAAACATGGCAGGAAGTGGTTGTAGAGCAAAATCAAAAAGTGCAAAAGAAGGATTTATTGGCAGAAGGAATTACACAAATTCATTTTGAGGCCAATATGTGGGTGTATTTAGTTTTGGTTATTCTAATAGGAATTTCGTGGGGAATTGGTTCTGCCGCAGTTTACAAACATATACCAGATTATTTCCCTAATGAAGTAGGTGTAATTGGCGGAATGGTAGGACTCTTAGGTGGTTTAGGCGGATTCTTCGGGCCAATTATTTTCGGCTATTTATTATCATTTACAGGATTTTGGACAAGTTCGTGGCTCTTTATTTTAGCATTATCGCTTACTTGTTTAATCTGGATGCATCGTGTAATTGTGAAAATGACAAAAGAAAAACTGCCTGAAATGGCTAAAGATATTGATCGAAAATAA
- a CDS encoding MFS transporter encodes MKEKTFNTKALLIATAASVFMVVLVFYGSRKLQNFDAALVTYLFGTLFAFFGVVYRYTVWLQRPPTWMYFKRGIHFLFTGKVFSHLWFLGKESVQNIAFQKFIYPRGKYRWLAHFCIAIGCFSAFAITFPLTFGWIHFTLAPNSISVYEAHFFGFKVMDFRLDSIMAFLTFHALNWSSYLVILGSLYYLRRRLTNPGLIATQTFEGDLLPLLLLIAISVTGLCLTYSYQFMKGFAYDFLAVIHAVTVIMFLIWIPFGKFFHIIQRPAQIGAHIYKKEGMEKGMAICKETGKPFTAQLHIDDLKIVTKQLGFDFSDDEGNSHLDLSPEGKRDRLAKAHLKARLEGGNLFG; translated from the coding sequence ATGAAAGAAAAAACATTTAATACAAAAGCTTTATTAATTGCAACGGCAGCTTCGGTTTTTATGGTTGTATTGGTTTTCTATGGATCAAGAAAACTGCAAAATTTTGATGCGGCTTTAGTTACCTATCTCTTCGGAACTCTGTTTGCATTTTTCGGAGTCGTGTATCGCTATACGGTTTGGCTCCAGCGCCCGCCAACTTGGATGTATTTTAAACGCGGAATTCATTTTCTCTTTACAGGAAAAGTATTTTCGCATTTGTGGTTTTTAGGAAAAGAATCAGTTCAGAATATTGCTTTTCAGAAGTTCATTTATCCAAGAGGAAAATACAGATGGCTGGCTCATTTCTGTATTGCAATTGGCTGTTTTTCTGCTTTTGCTATTACTTTTCCGCTGACATTTGGATGGATCCATTTTACTTTGGCACCCAATTCTATTTCAGTTTACGAAGCTCATTTTTTTGGCTTTAAAGTAATGGATTTTAGACTTGATTCGATCATGGCATTTTTGACTTTCCACGCCTTAAATTGGTCTTCTTATTTGGTTATTCTCGGCTCACTATATTATTTAAGACGCCGTTTGACTAATCCAGGATTAATAGCTACTCAGACTTTTGAAGGCGATTTGCTGCCACTTCTTTTATTAATTGCCATTTCGGTTACAGGTTTATGCCTCACTTATTCATACCAATTTATGAAAGGATTCGCGTATGATTTTCTCGCAGTAATTCATGCCGTAACAGTTATTATGTTTTTGATATGGATTCCGTTTGGAAAGTTCTTCCATATTATTCAGCGACCAGCTCAAATAGGTGCGCATATTTACAAAAAGGAAGGAATGGAAAAAGGAATGGCAATTTGTAAAGAAACAGGAAAACCATTTACGGCACAACTTCATATAGATGATTTAAAAATAGTAACCAAACAGTTAGGGTTTGATTTTAGTGATGACGAAGGAAATTCGCATTTGGATTTAAGTCCCGAAGGAAAAAGAGACCGTTTGGCGAAAGCACATTTAAAAGCAAGACTTGAGGGCGGTAATTTATTTGGATGA